The following coding sequences lie in one Arachis ipaensis cultivar K30076 chromosome B03, Araip1.1, whole genome shotgun sequence genomic window:
- the LOC107630462 gene encoding cinnamoyl-CoA reductase 1 isoform X2: protein MSSSVGKVVCVTGASGYIASWIVKFLLNRGYTVRATVRDTNDPRKVEHLTKLEGAKERLQLFKANLLEEGSFDSAVQGCDGVFHTASPFYHDVNDPQAEFLDPAINGTLNVLQACVKSQSVKRVVLTSSMAAVTFNGRPLTPEVVVDETWFSDPELCKESKSWYWYVLSKTLAEDAAWKFAKENNIHLVTINPAMVIGPLLQPVLNTSAAGVLNVVNGAQTFPNATFGWVSVKDVANAHIQAYEIPSASGRYCMVERVEHFSGIVKLLRDLYPTLSLPEESCDL, encoded by the exons ATGAGCAGCAGCGTCGGCAAGGTGGTGTGTGTTACCGGAGCTTCAGGTTACATTGCTTCATGGATCGTCAAGTTTCTTCTTAATCGCGGTTACACTGTCAGGGCCACCGTTCGTGACACAA ATGATCCGAGAAAGGTAGAGCACTTAACTAAGCTTGAGGGCGCCAAAGAGAGACTACAGCTGTTCAAGGCGAATCTTCTAGAAGAAGGTTCGTTCGATTCTGCAGTTCAAGGTTGTGATGGTGTCTTTCATACTGCATCTCCCTTTTATCATGATGTCAACGATCCACAG GCTGAGTTTTTGGATCCAGCAATTAACGGAACCCTCAATGTTCTTCAAGCATGTGTGAAATCGCAGTCGGTGAAGCGCGTCGTTTTGACCTCTTCAATGGCTGCTGTTACATTTAATGGAAGGCCTCTGACTCCTGAGGTAGTAGTTGATGAGACCTGGTTTTCCGATCCAGAACTCTGTAAGGAGTCGAAG TCATGGTACTGGTATGTGCTTTCAAAGACATTGGCTGAAGATGCTGCCTGGAAATTTGCAAAAGAAAACAACATCCACTTGGTTACTATTAACCCAGCAATGGTGATTGGACCTCTTTTGCAACCAGTTCTTAACACAAGTGCTGCTGGAGTTTTGAATGTGGTTAATG GTGCACAAACATTTCCAAATGCTACTTTTGGATGGGTCAGTGTGAAAGATGTTGCAAATGCTCATATCCAGGCTTATGAAATTCCTTCAGCTAGTGGGAGATATTGCATGGTAGAGAGAGTAGAACATTTCTCAGGGATTGTGAAACTTTTACGTGATTTATACCCAACATTATCCCTTCCAGAGGA gTCATGTGATTTATGA
- the LOC107630462 gene encoding cinnamoyl-CoA reductase 1 isoform X1, translating to MSSSVGKVVCVTGASGYIASWIVKFLLNRGYTVRATVRDTNDPRKVEHLTKLEGAKERLQLFKANLLEEGSFDSAVQGCDGVFHTASPFYHDVNDPQAEFLDPAINGTLNVLQACVKSQSVKRVVLTSSMAAVTFNGRPLTPEVVVDETWFSDPELCKESKSWYWYVLSKTLAEDAAWKFAKENNIHLVTINPAMVIGPLLQPVLNTSAAGVLNVVNGAQTFPNATFGWVSVKDVANAHIQAYEIPSASGRYCMVERVEHFSGIVKLLRDLYPTLSLPEEPADDKPYVPTYQVSKEKAKSLGLEFIPLEVSLKETVKSLKEKKFTNF from the exons ATGAGCAGCAGCGTCGGCAAGGTGGTGTGTGTTACCGGAGCTTCAGGTTACATTGCTTCATGGATCGTCAAGTTTCTTCTTAATCGCGGTTACACTGTCAGGGCCACCGTTCGTGACACAA ATGATCCGAGAAAGGTAGAGCACTTAACTAAGCTTGAGGGCGCCAAAGAGAGACTACAGCTGTTCAAGGCGAATCTTCTAGAAGAAGGTTCGTTCGATTCTGCAGTTCAAGGTTGTGATGGTGTCTTTCATACTGCATCTCCCTTTTATCATGATGTCAACGATCCACAG GCTGAGTTTTTGGATCCAGCAATTAACGGAACCCTCAATGTTCTTCAAGCATGTGTGAAATCGCAGTCGGTGAAGCGCGTCGTTTTGACCTCTTCAATGGCTGCTGTTACATTTAATGGAAGGCCTCTGACTCCTGAGGTAGTAGTTGATGAGACCTGGTTTTCCGATCCAGAACTCTGTAAGGAGTCGAAG TCATGGTACTGGTATGTGCTTTCAAAGACATTGGCTGAAGATGCTGCCTGGAAATTTGCAAAAGAAAACAACATCCACTTGGTTACTATTAACCCAGCAATGGTGATTGGACCTCTTTTGCAACCAGTTCTTAACACAAGTGCTGCTGGAGTTTTGAATGTGGTTAATG GTGCACAAACATTTCCAAATGCTACTTTTGGATGGGTCAGTGTGAAAGATGTTGCAAATGCTCATATCCAGGCTTATGAAATTCCTTCAGCTAGTGGGAGATATTGCATGGTAGAGAGAGTAGAACATTTCTCAGGGATTGTGAAACTTTTACGTGATTTATACCCAACATTATCCCTTCCAGAGGA GCCTGCCGATGATAAGCCGTATGTGCCAACATATCAAGTTTCGAAAGAAAAGGCAAAAAGCTTGGGACTTGAATTTATTCCTTTGGAAGTGAGCCTCAAGGAGACTGTGAAAAGCTTGAAAGAAAAGAAATTCACCAACTTTTAA